Proteins from a single region of Allocatelliglobosispora scoriae:
- a CDS encoding calcium-binding protein: MRSGFTRLLLGAGAATAMVVAQGALMATSAQALPANVYLSGTVVRYDASSANNLVTITHTGTNIYIDDSFTLTPGAGCWSINSTKVACADGGVTGVKVTGGDGNDRINSAMDLPVTLWGGDGNDVLSGGDGDDILRGDAGQDQLAGGAGRDGVTYYGYTANVYADIDGSSKDDGAANEGDTIALDVEDLYGGEGNDTLGGDSGANYIQGNGGHDTIKGWGGADTIYGAAGNDDIDGGGGNDILHGESGNDVLDGWSENDLIYGESGDDVLYGGLGVDQLYGGEDNDELYGGADLDISDGGPDGDVCTDSTPWVTISCE; this comes from the coding sequence ATGAGAAGCGGATTCACCAGGCTGCTCCTGGGTGCCGGTGCGGCGACGGCGATGGTGGTCGCGCAGGGCGCGCTGATGGCGACGAGCGCGCAGGCGCTGCCGGCCAACGTCTACCTGAGCGGCACCGTGGTGCGCTACGACGCGAGCAGCGCCAACAACCTCGTGACGATCACGCACACGGGCACCAACATCTACATCGACGACAGCTTCACGCTGACGCCGGGTGCCGGGTGCTGGTCGATCAACTCCACCAAGGTGGCGTGCGCCGACGGCGGGGTGACGGGGGTCAAGGTCACCGGCGGTGACGGCAACGACCGGATCAACAGCGCGATGGACCTCCCGGTCACGCTCTGGGGCGGCGACGGCAACGACGTGCTCTCCGGCGGCGACGGCGACGACATCCTGCGCGGCGACGCCGGGCAGGACCAGCTCGCCGGTGGTGCCGGACGCGATGGTGTCACCTACTACGGCTACACCGCCAACGTCTACGCCGACATCGACGGGTCGTCGAAGGACGACGGTGCCGCCAACGAGGGCGACACGATCGCGCTGGACGTGGAGGACCTCTACGGCGGTGAGGGCAACGACACCCTCGGCGGCGACAGCGGTGCCAACTACATCCAGGGCAACGGCGGCCACGACACCATCAAGGGCTGGGGCGGCGCCGACACCATCTACGGCGCGGCGGGCAACGACGACATCGACGGCGGTGGCGGCAACGACATCCTGCACGGCGAGAGCGGCAACGACGTGCTCGACGGCTGGTCCGAGAACGACCTCATCTACGGCGAGAGCGGCGACGACGTCCTCTACGGCGGGCTCGGCGTGGACCAGCTCTACGGCGGCGAGGACAACGACGAGCTCTACGGCGGTGCCGACCTGGACATCTCCGACGGCGGCCCGGACGGCGACGTCTGCACCGACTCGACCCCCTGGGTGACGATCAGCTGCGAGTAA
- a CDS encoding AfsR/SARP family transcriptional regulator: MPHASTQDSASPPPVIRLLGPCEVTGPLGTAGLVGTRQRVLVALLALDAGKALTQSRLIDTLWGDDPPRTAVRTLQSHIARVRQALDACGLPEILVTRGPGYALHLDRDHVDAHRFESLVREARADLPGQQWSAAAQRLDEALALWRGEALSGLGDDGWATAERERLHALRLAAAEDLWELRLRLGDHVSAVGELERLVAEHPVRERLIGLLMLGLYRSGRQADALGHYQRAAARLADELGLDPGEQLQELHRSMLRRDRSLDLPKPPSTAPAQLPAATGHFCGRDAELAGLRGWVPGASIAVVSGPAGVGKSALAVQWAHEARELFPDGQLFLDLLGHDPDAALTAAEALTHVLRGLGVPPDRVPAEPSEQSAQVRTLLQDRRVLLVLDNAGTADHVLPLVPATPGSALLVTSRQQLSALVVQHAVHAVELDVMDPAGARELLGRILGAARVDAEPEAATRLAELCGLLPLALRIAAAKLAARPRQRIDDLVAQLSGDDRLGVLSVAGDSHGIRGVLATAYQALSEPAARLFRLLGLHPGATFVPHLAAGVAGVSHGRVRRSIDELAAAHLITEIDSDRYRFHDLIRLYARERALADETPQARAEAADRLLDWYRAVSAATNTALSPTRTRIVPAIVHQPEALPFKAESAAAVGFLDRERGNLVPVVAHAVELGRFTVACELAYLLAGFFGRRGSGTDRIAICRLGVTAADRLGDAAYAGLMRSALGVALNAGRRYAEALDVLAEALPLAIAGGDRRDEGHVHNNMAIAHAGLRRFDEAAVAFGRALELHSRNDPAAVAVALNNVGYAEVQAGRSPVDRLSTALALAREVGNLPLEAAVQHGLGLACRNGGDHEAALRWLRDSVDTYRRIGDLREVPGGLADIGATLLVTGDHGGALAHFGEALELSRAHADRHVESVVLGQVGRTHLETGDLAAAREHLTAALDLRRRVPDPYEEAHLHRWLGVLAEQRDDAAAVAAHRDRAAELYAAANARAEAAALAR; this comes from the coding sequence ATGCCCCACGCGTCGACACAGGACAGTGCCTCCCCACCGCCGGTGATCCGACTGCTCGGCCCCTGCGAGGTCACGGGTCCGCTGGGGACAGCCGGGCTCGTCGGCACCAGGCAGCGCGTGCTCGTCGCCCTGCTCGCGCTCGACGCCGGCAAGGCTCTCACCCAGTCCCGGCTCATCGACACGCTCTGGGGCGACGACCCGCCCCGGACCGCGGTGCGCACTCTCCAGAGCCACATCGCGCGGGTACGCCAAGCGCTGGACGCGTGCGGCCTCCCCGAGATCCTGGTGACCCGGGGACCCGGCTACGCCCTGCACCTGGACCGCGATCACGTCGACGCCCACAGATTCGAGAGCCTCGTCCGCGAGGCCCGTGCCGATCTCCCCGGACAGCAGTGGAGCGCCGCGGCGCAACGGCTCGACGAAGCGCTGGCGCTGTGGCGTGGCGAGGCGCTCAGCGGCCTCGGCGACGACGGCTGGGCGACCGCCGAGCGCGAACGCCTGCACGCCCTGCGCCTCGCCGCCGCCGAGGACCTGTGGGAGCTGCGGCTGCGCCTGGGCGACCACGTCTCCGCCGTCGGCGAGCTGGAGCGGCTCGTCGCCGAGCATCCGGTCCGGGAGCGCCTGATCGGCCTGCTGATGCTCGGGCTCTACCGCTCCGGGCGGCAGGCCGACGCCCTGGGCCACTATCAGCGGGCGGCCGCCCGGCTCGCCGACGAACTCGGGCTCGACCCCGGAGAGCAGCTGCAGGAGCTGCACCGGTCGATGCTGCGGCGCGACCGGTCGCTGGACCTCCCGAAGCCGCCCAGCACCGCCCCGGCCCAGCTCCCCGCCGCGACGGGCCACTTCTGCGGGCGCGACGCGGAGCTGGCGGGTCTGCGCGGCTGGGTGCCGGGCGCTTCGATCGCCGTCGTCTCCGGCCCGGCCGGGGTCGGCAAGTCGGCGCTCGCCGTCCAGTGGGCGCATGAGGCGCGCGAGCTCTTCCCCGACGGCCAGCTCTTCCTGGACCTGCTCGGCCACGACCCGGACGCCGCGCTGACGGCGGCGGAGGCGCTGACGCACGTGCTGCGCGGGCTGGGCGTGCCGCCCGATCGGGTACCCGCCGAGCCGAGCGAGCAGTCGGCCCAGGTCCGCACGCTGCTGCAGGACCGGCGGGTGCTGCTGGTGCTCGACAACGCGGGCACCGCCGACCACGTGCTGCCGCTGGTCCCGGCGACCCCCGGCAGCGCGCTCCTGGTGACGAGCCGCCAGCAGCTCTCGGCCCTCGTCGTGCAGCACGCGGTGCACGCCGTCGAGCTGGACGTGATGGACCCGGCCGGGGCCAGGGAGCTGCTCGGCCGCATCCTCGGCGCCGCCCGGGTCGACGCCGAACCCGAAGCCGCCACCCGGCTGGCGGAGCTGTGCGGGCTGCTGCCGCTGGCGCTGCGGATCGCCGCCGCGAAGCTCGCCGCCCGGCCCCGGCAGCGCATCGACGACCTCGTCGCGCAGCTCTCCGGCGACGACCGGCTCGGGGTGCTCTCCGTCGCGGGCGACTCGCACGGGATCCGCGGGGTGCTCGCCACGGCGTACCAGGCGCTCAGTGAGCCCGCCGCACGCCTGTTCCGGCTGCTCGGACTGCATCCGGGTGCCACTTTCGTACCGCACCTCGCCGCCGGGGTCGCCGGGGTCTCGCACGGGCGGGTCCGGCGCAGCATCGACGAGCTCGCCGCCGCGCACCTCATCACCGAGATCGACAGCGACCGCTACCGCTTCCACGATCTGATCCGCCTCTACGCCCGCGAGCGCGCCCTCGCCGACGAGACACCGCAGGCCCGGGCCGAGGCGGCCGACCGTCTGCTCGACTGGTACCGGGCCGTCTCGGCGGCGACGAACACGGCGTTGAGCCCGACCCGGACCCGGATCGTCCCGGCGATCGTCCACCAGCCGGAGGCCCTGCCCTTCAAGGCCGAGTCCGCGGCGGCCGTCGGGTTCCTCGACCGGGAGCGCGGCAACCTCGTCCCGGTCGTGGCGCACGCGGTGGAGCTGGGCCGGTTCACGGTGGCGTGCGAGCTGGCCTACCTGCTCGCCGGGTTCTTCGGGCGCCGGGGCAGCGGCACGGACCGGATCGCGATCTGCCGGCTCGGCGTCACCGCCGCCGACCGGCTCGGCGACGCCGCCTACGCCGGGTTGATGCGCAGCGCTCTCGGGGTGGCCCTCAACGCCGGGCGCCGCTACGCCGAGGCCCTCGACGTGCTCGCCGAGGCGCTTCCCCTCGCCATCGCCGGCGGCGACCGCCGCGACGAGGGCCACGTCCACAACAACATGGCGATCGCCCACGCCGGGCTGCGCCGCTTCGACGAGGCGGCGGTGGCGTTCGGACGAGCGCTGGAGCTGCACTCGCGCAACGATCCCGCCGCGGTCGCGGTCGCGCTCAACAACGTCGGGTACGCCGAGGTCCAGGCCGGACGCAGCCCCGTGGATCGGCTGTCGACGGCGCTGGCGCTGGCTCGCGAGGTCGGCAACCTGCCCCTGGAGGCGGCGGTGCAGCACGGGCTGGGGCTCGCCTGCCGCAACGGTGGCGACCACGAGGCGGCACTGCGGTGGCTGCGGGACTCGGTCGACACCTATCGGCGCATCGGCGACCTGCGCGAGGTGCCGGGCGGGCTCGCCGACATCGGGGCCACCCTGCTCGTCACGGGCGACCACGGTGGAGCGCTGGCCCATTTCGGCGAGGCACTGGAGCTGAGTCGGGCACACGCCGATCGGCACGTGGAGTCGGTGGTGCTGGGGCAGGTGGGGCGTACCCATCTGGAGACCGGCGACCTGGCCGCGGCGCGCGAGCACCTGACCGCGGCGCTGGACCTGCGGCGGCGCGTGCCGGACCCCTACGAGGAGGCGCACCTGCACCGCTGGCTCGGCGTCCTCGCCGAGCAGCGCGACGACGCGGCGGCGGTCGCCGCGCACCGGGACCGGGCGGCGGAGCTCTACGCGGCGGCCAACGCCCGTGCGGAGGCCGCCGCGCTCGCCCGCTGA
- a CDS encoding GNAT family N-acetyltransferase — translation MSADLLTTDRLLLRRWLPSDREPFAELNADPRVMEHFPHLLTREQSDAMIDRLEGIFEAEGFGIWAVEVRATGEFIGFIGLAPVGFDEHFTPALEIGWRLAHGGWGHGYATEGARAALDHAFRVVGREEVVSMTATTNLRSQAVMRRLGMTCDRADDFDHPRVDDDRLRRHVLFRITAAQWGERV, via the coding sequence ATGAGTGCTGACCTCCTCACCACCGACCGCCTGCTCCTGCGCCGCTGGCTGCCATCGGACCGGGAGCCCTTCGCGGAGCTCAACGCCGACCCGCGCGTCATGGAGCATTTCCCGCACCTGCTGACGCGGGAGCAGAGCGACGCGATGATCGACCGGCTGGAGGGGATCTTCGAGGCTGAGGGGTTCGGGATCTGGGCGGTGGAGGTCAGGGCCACCGGCGAGTTCATCGGTTTCATCGGTCTGGCGCCGGTCGGCTTCGACGAGCACTTCACCCCGGCGCTGGAGATCGGCTGGCGGCTGGCGCACGGCGGATGGGGCCACGGCTATGCGACCGAGGGTGCGCGGGCGGCACTGGACCACGCCTTCCGGGTGGTGGGGCGCGAGGAGGTCGTCTCGATGACGGCCACGACCAACCTGCGCTCGCAGGCGGTGATGCGGCGGCTCGGCATGACCTGTGATCGTGCCGACGACTTCGACCACCCCCGGGTCGACGACGATCGGCTGCGCCGCCACGTCCTCTTTCGGATCACCGCAGCTCAGTGGGGCGAGCGGGTGTGA
- a CDS encoding ABC transporter permease — translation MRPVTEIGRAVHAEWTKLRTLQSTPWLLLLTAGSMITMSLAVTGTLRLPDDCTTPCFEDTVKLSLLGVRLGQAGVVILAVLAVTAEYGTRTIKPTLTAMPRRWAVLIGKLGVVTGLALAAGVVGTAGSVLVAHATLPGRGFTPANGYPAIPLLDDLTRRACVGTVLYLGLVALLSAGVALLVRDTGGALTVVLALLFASPLLAQFVSDTRWQHRIHRFSPMDAGLAIQATRDFATIHIGQWAGVGLLAAYAAGAALVGGLAFRLRDA, via the coding sequence ATGAGGCCGGTCACGGAGATCGGGCGGGCCGTCCACGCGGAGTGGACGAAGCTGCGGACGCTGCAGAGCACGCCCTGGCTGCTGCTGCTCACCGCGGGTTCGATGATCACGATGAGCCTCGCGGTCACCGGCACGCTGCGGCTCCCCGACGACTGCACCACGCCCTGCTTCGAGGACACGGTGAAGCTGAGCCTGCTCGGCGTGCGCCTCGGACAGGCCGGTGTCGTGATCCTCGCGGTGCTCGCCGTGACCGCGGAGTACGGCACCCGCACGATCAAACCGACGCTGACGGCGATGCCCCGCCGCTGGGCGGTGCTCATCGGCAAGCTCGGTGTCGTCACCGGCCTGGCACTCGCCGCCGGGGTCGTCGGAACGGCCGGCTCGGTGCTCGTCGCCCACGCGACGCTGCCCGGCCGGGGCTTCACCCCCGCCAACGGCTATCCGGCGATCCCGCTGCTCGACGACCTGACCCGGCGCGCCTGCGTCGGCACGGTGCTCTACCTGGGGCTCGTCGCGCTCCTCAGCGCGGGTGTCGCCCTGCTGGTGCGGGACACCGGCGGCGCCCTGACGGTGGTGCTGGCGCTGCTCTTCGCGTCGCCGCTGCTCGCGCAGTTCGTCTCGGACACGCGCTGGCAGCACCGCATCCACCGCTTCTCCCCCATGGACGCGGGCCTCGCCATCCAGGCGACACGCGACTTCGCCACGATCCATATCGGACAGTGGGCCGGGGTGGGGCTGCTGGCCGCTTACGCGGCGGGTGCGGCGCTGGTCGGCGGTCTCGCCTTCCGCCTCCGCGACGCCTGA
- a CDS encoding ABC transporter permease subunit, with amino-acid sequence MNLLRSEWTKLRSVPRWLITLAIAAVLTVGVSLLAAASTNSNINEHPNFVTGPLGDPVSDAFSFAHQPVTGDVTLTVHVASLTPPPAAVDRGPSPIGKRIADTPFTGAAAGIMIKDGTRTGSSYVSVMLTANNGVRMQSDFAEDIAGSTSSGSRWLRLTRTGGTVTGEESADGSTWQMIGRLTPAALPAAAQIGFFTSSAPELFTSRGMGGSSIGAHPTRSSATFDSVTTAPPTTSVWQGDRVKMAIDEPPPGNGDDPEKRGEDIDAGPPLTENAGTYTLVGTGKVGPSAPDDDVVEASLLGVIAGLMALIAVGVLFGTSEYRRGLIRTTFTATPRRGRVLAAKAVVLGGVTFVLSLAALVTSFLAAVPILQEHGMAPPAFPTPSLTDGPVLRALLLTALFMTAVTVFALALGTLLRNSAAAITITITLIVLPVIAGTALPGTSPRWLMLTTLAGGLATQRAKPSTETLATPWSLIGPWAGIGVVCAYAVIGLGIAWWRLRRRDA; translated from the coding sequence ACCAAGCTCCGCTCCGTCCCCCGCTGGCTGATCACCCTCGCCATCGCCGCCGTGCTGACGGTCGGTGTCAGCCTACTCGCCGCGGCGAGCACCAACTCCAACATCAACGAGCATCCGAACTTCGTCACCGGCCCGCTCGGCGACCCGGTCTCCGACGCGTTCTCCTTCGCGCACCAGCCGGTGACCGGCGACGTGACCCTCACCGTCCACGTCGCGTCGCTGACCCCGCCGCCGGCAGCCGTCGACCGCGGACCGAGTCCGATCGGCAAGCGGATCGCCGACACCCCGTTCACGGGCGCCGCCGCCGGAATCATGATCAAGGACGGTACGCGCACCGGCTCGTCCTACGTCTCGGTGATGCTGACGGCCAACAACGGCGTGCGGATGCAGTCCGACTTCGCCGAGGACATCGCGGGCAGCACGAGTTCCGGCTCCCGCTGGCTGCGGCTGACCCGCACCGGCGGCACCGTCACCGGCGAGGAGTCGGCCGACGGCAGCACCTGGCAGATGATCGGTAGGTTGACCCCCGCGGCCCTTCCCGCGGCGGCGCAGATCGGCTTCTTCACCTCGTCGGCACCGGAGCTGTTCACCTCGCGCGGGATGGGCGGCTCCTCGATCGGCGCCCACCCCACCAGGTCGTCCGCGACCTTCGACAGTGTGACGACGGCACCGCCCACGACCTCGGTATGGCAGGGCGACCGGGTGAAGATGGCGATCGACGAGCCGCCGCCCGGCAACGGCGACGACCCGGAGAAGCGGGGCGAGGACATCGACGCCGGACCGCCGCTGACCGAGAACGCCGGCACCTACACCCTCGTCGGCACCGGCAAGGTCGGCCCCTCGGCACCCGACGACGACGTGGTGGAGGCTTCGCTGCTCGGCGTCATCGCCGGGTTGATGGCGCTCATCGCGGTCGGTGTCCTCTTCGGCACCTCGGAGTACCGCCGGGGCCTCATCCGCACCACCTTCACCGCGACGCCGAGGCGGGGCCGGGTGCTCGCCGCCAAGGCGGTCGTCCTGGGCGGGGTGACCTTCGTGCTGAGCCTCGCCGCCCTGGTCACGTCGTTCCTGGCCGCGGTACCGATCCTGCAGGAACACGGTATGGCGCCGCCCGCCTTCCCGACGCCGTCGCTCACCGACGGCCCGGTCCTCCGGGCGCTGCTGCTCACCGCCCTCTTCATGACCGCGGTGACCGTCTTCGCCCTCGCCCTCGGCACGCTGCTGCGCAACAGCGCCGCCGCCATCACCATCACCATCACGCTGATCGTGCTGCCGGTGATCGCGGGCACCGCGCTGCCGGGCACCTCCCCGCGCTGGTTGATGCTCACGACCCTCGCGGGCGGCCTCGCCACCCAGCGCGCCAAGCCCTCGACCGAGACGCTGGCCACGCCGTGGTCGCTGATCGGCCCCTGGGCCGGGATCGGCGTGGTCTGCGCCTACGCGGTGATCGGGCTCGGGATCGCCTGGTGGCGGCTGCGGCGGCGGGACGCATGA